From a single Miscanthus floridulus cultivar M001 chromosome 8, ASM1932011v1, whole genome shotgun sequence genomic region:
- the LOC136473415 gene encoding aspartic proteinase nepenthesin-1-like — translation MQGMAHHRLHHRLQLVCLVAVVLTAAPAAHAIFHFDFRLDTDSPFFGRSARASRYDTWRRAALESNARQARRLTKALGKLSGAAAPAAATTTEIAAADVTISPYTHQGHCLTVGVGTPPQPSKVILDLGSDLLWTQCSLVGPTAKQLEPVFDAARSSSFSVLPCNSKPCEEGTFTNKTCTDRKCAYENYYGIMTATGVLATDTFTFGTHHNVSANLTFGCGKLANGTIAEASGILGLSPGPLSMLKQLAITKFSYCLTPFADRKTSPVMFGAMADLGKYKTTGKVQTIPLLKNPVEDIYYYVPMVGISLGSKRLDVQEDALAIKPDGTGGTALDSATTLAYLVEPAFKELKKAVMEGIKLPVANRSVDDYPLCFELPRGTSMEKVQAPPLVLHFDGDAEMSLPRDNYFQEPSPGMMCLAVMQAPFEGAPNVIGNVQQQNMHVLYDVGNRKFSYAPTKCDSI, via the coding sequence ATGCAAGGCATGGCACACCATCGTCTTcaccaccggctccaactcgtGTGCCTCGTCGCCGTCGTGTTGACGGCCGCCCCAGCTGCCCATGCGATCTTCCATTTCGACTTCCGTTTGGACACCGACAGCCCGTTCTTCGGCCGCTCCGCCCGGGCTTCCAGGTATGACACTTGGCGCCGCGCCGCCCTCGAGAGCAACGCCCGGCAGGCGAGGAGGCtcaccaaggccctcggcaagcTGAGCGgggccgccgcccccgccgccgccaccaccaccgaaaTCGCGGCGGCCGACGTGACCATCTCCCCGTACACCCACCAGGGCCACTGCCTGACCGTGGGCGTGGGCACGCCGCCGCAGCCCAGCAAGGTGATCCTGGACCTCGGCAGCGACCTCCTCTGGACGCAGTGCAGCCTGGTTGGCCCCACGGCGAAGCAGCTGGAGCCCGTGTTCGACGCCGCTAGGTCGTCCTCCTTCTCCGTCCTGCCCTGCAACAGCAAGCCGTGCGAGGAGGGCACGTTCACCAACAAGACCTGCACCGACCGCAAGTGCGCGTACGAGAACTACTACGGCATCATGACGGCCACCGGCGTGCTCGCGACCGACACCTTCACCTTCGGGACGCACCACAATGTCTCCGCCAACCTCACCTTCGGCTGCGGCAAGCTCGCCAACGGCACCATAGCCGAAGCGTCCGGCATCCTGGGCCTGTCTCCGGGCCCCCTGTCCATGCTGAAGCAGCTGGCCATCACCAAGTTCTCCTACTGCCTCACCCCCTTCGCCGACCGCAAGACCAGCCCGGTGATgttcggcgccatggccgacctgGGCAAGTACAAGACCACGGGGAAGGTGCAGACGATCCCGTTGCTGAAGAACCCGGTGGAGGACATCTACTACTACGTGCCCATGGTGGGGATCTCGCTCGGGAGCAAGCGGCTGGACGTGCAGGAGGACGCCCTCGCGATAAAGCCCGATGGCACCGGCGGCACGGCCCTCGACTCGGCGACCACGCTGGCGTACCTCGTGGAGCCGGCGTTCAAGGAACTGAAGAAGGCCGTGATGGAAGGCATCAAGCTGCCGGTGGCGAACCGGAGCGTCGACGACTACCCGCTGTGCTTCGAGCTGCCGCGTGGCACGTCCATGGAAAAGGTGCAGGCACCGCCGCTGGTGCTGCACTTCGACGGCGACGCGGAGATGTCGCTCCCGCGGGACAACTACTTCCAGGAGCCGAGCCCCGGGATGATGTGCCTGGCGGTGATGCAGGCGCCTTTTGAAGGCGCCCCCAATGTCATCGGCAACGTCCAGCAGCAGAACATGCATGTGCTCTACGACGTGGGCAACCGCAAGTTCTCCTATGCGCCCACCAAATGTGACAGCATCTGA